CGAGCAGAGCTTGTGGCATCTCGCCGCTTCCCACGCGCAGCGCCGGCGCCGCGATTGGGTTCGCGTCGCTGCGCCGGTCGATGGCCCGCGCGAGCCAGCCGCCGGCGGAAAGCGCAGCCCGGCCATGCTGCAACTGGGCGTCGTTCGGAGCGATCTGCCAAATGGCCATCGATTCGAAATGCGATCGGTTCGGATTTGGATAGCCGACGCTCTGCACGACGGCCGCTTGACCGCCGTCGAACAGCTTCTTCAAGCCGCCGAGCGACGGGTGCAGGCCGACGCGATCGTCCAGCTTGTGCAGCTTGGCGTCTGCCAAGCTGAGCGTGGGGCGAAGCCGGCGATAGTTTTCATCGGTGAATGGAACGACGGTGTTCAGGCCGTCATTGCCGCCGGTCAATTGCAGCACGACCAGAACCCGATCGTTCGTCGGCCCCTTGCCAGCCGCGGCCCAAGCGGTCCGCGTAAGAAACGCCGGCACCGCGGCGCTCGTGGCCAGCAAAGTCGAAGCCATCCCAAGGAATTCGCGACGAGTGGTGGTCATATCGACCTCGCAGAACGGGCGTTTCGTTTCCAGTCAATCCACGGAATCAATCCACAGATGCCACAGATTGACACAGATGGGGACTGACTAGCTTCCGTCGATCTCAATCTGTGTCGATTTGCGTCATCAGTGGATAATCTGTCTTCGTCAGTGCCACAAAAAAACTAAGCCAACTGATATTCCGGCGATTTCAGAATCACTTGGAGCGCGGCGGGCAATTGTGGCTTCGGATCGGCGCCGGCCAGCCGCGTCGCCAGCTTCTGCGTCGCGCAGTTCATGTCGTTCTCCAACAGCAGCGCCGAATAGGAATTGATCGCATCCGCGGATTTGATGCCGTTCTCTTTCGCCCATCGCTCGGCGTCGTAAGCGGGCAATCCGGCCGCTTCGTTGCCGGAGAGAAGCTGCACCACCCAATTGAATCGCGCCAGCGTGGTCGCGCTATTGAGCCAGGCGGTGCCGCCGTCCCAGCCTTTGACGCTCGGCGGATCGAACAGGATTTGCCCTTGCTCTTCGCAGCTTATCGCCGCGAGCGTGAGCAGGTTCGGGGACCGCGCCGGCTCAAGCTGCCGAATCGTGCCGACGCAGAACTCGACCGGCGATTTGACCCGCTGCCGATACGCAGCCGGCGAGAAAAAGTGCCGCGACCGCAGGATGATCCCCACCACGTGTTCGATCGAGTAATCGCTGGCTCGGAACTCGACCGCGAGAGGCTGAATCAGCTCGTCGCTGGGCGGCCCGGCTTCGCTGACGAACCAGCGATAGAGCTTGCGGCAAATATGCACCGCCGTAGCCGGCTGCTCCAGAATAATCCGCAAAATGTCATCCCGCCGCCACGGCCCGGTTTGCCCGAGGAAGGTTTTCGTGCCGGTATCGGCGAGTTTGTCTTCGTAGATAAAGTCGTTTGTCGACTGCAAGAGTTCATCGCGTCCGGGCCGCCAGCCGGTCAGTCCGCGCGCAGCTTCCTTAACATCTTTTTCTGTATAGTTGCCTACCCCGAGCGTGAACAATTCCAAGAGTTCACGAGAGAAATTCTCGTTTGGATGTTCCCTTTGATTCGTTCCGCCATCGAGCCAGCGTAGCATGGCGCGATCCGATTCGATCCCTCTAAGCAAGTCGGCGAAGCGTACGCGGGCATGAGTTCGAAACAGCTCATTCTGATCGAGCATCAATTGCAGCCGGTAGACTCCGTGCAGGCCGGTGGCAAAATGGTTGTGCCAAAACAGTGTCAGCTTCTCGCCCAAGGGATCTTGGCCGTACGCCATTCGATAAAGCCACCAAGCCTGGGCCAATCGCGGATCGCCGCGCGAATAGAGTTCGAGGTTGGTGCCAATGGCACGTTTGAGCGCTTCGGCAACGATCTTGAATTGGTGGCTTTCTGGCCGCGGATGAAGCATTCGTTCAATGCTTTCTGCCGGGCCAGCCGCCAAGTCGCGCTGCAATTCCTTCCACGCTCCGCCGAATCCGGCGCGACGATGCAAATGGGCGACCTTTTTCAAGTCCCATGGCTCTTGGGAAGTCGGTTCAAAGGGCGCAAAGTCTGCGGATTCGCTTTTCATGGGGGAGATCCGTAAGGATTTGCTTAATCTAGCGCTGAGCCAACGGCGATGGCGAGCTGCCCGCACGCTCCGCCGCCGGACGCTCGGCGTTGAACAATTCTGTGGACATCTATCGTTGCGTCACAAGCGTCACATCGCCAACGTCGGTGGTTTCGCCCGGACGGACAGTGAACTCGTAGCGCTCGTCCTCCATCCCATTCTTGCCTAGAACGCTGACGCGGTAAGTCGCGCCGGGTATTAAGTCGCTGACGACGACTCTCCCATCACTGCCCGTTTTCGACAATTTATCGGGCGGTAAGCTCACGATGCGGTTCCAATTAATACTATCCGACCACAGCGGTTGCTTCGGCTCAAGAAAGCGTGTCGCGGGCGAGCCGGGCGTGACAATCAGCAGCAGGTTGGGGTGATGGTTCGCAAGCGCTTCCCCTTGATCATTGAGAAACCGAAACCGCGCCGAACCAGTACGCTGCAATTGGATCGGTGGGCTGGCTAGATCAATCTCAGATCCGGATGGCGACACCATTGCGGCACAGTGATGGTCCGAATCAATGATGAAAAGTGGATTGGAACCCTCCGGCTCGAAACCGGGTAATTCGAGGACGCCGTCTTCTACCCGCGCCGGCCGCACTCCATATTCAACTATCGGTGATTCGTCTGGCAAATACGATCGAGCGTACGTCGCGCATTGTGCGGGCTGACCGTCAGGCCGTACGACTCTCCGACGAAGCGTGATGCCGCGCTGCAATTCAATCTTTAT
Above is a genomic segment from Pirellulales bacterium containing:
- a CDS encoding DUF1800 domain-containing protein produces the protein MKSESADFAPFEPTSQEPWDLKKVAHLHRRAGFGGAWKELQRDLAAGPAESIERMLHPRPESHQFKIVAEALKRAIGTNLELYSRGDPRLAQAWWLYRMAYGQDPLGEKLTLFWHNHFATGLHGVYRLQLMLDQNELFRTHARVRFADLLRGIESDRAMLRWLDGGTNQREHPNENFSRELLELFTLGVGNYTEKDVKEAARGLTGWRPGRDELLQSTNDFIYEDKLADTGTKTFLGQTGPWRRDDILRIILEQPATAVHICRKLYRWFVSEAGPPSDELIQPLAVEFRASDYSIEHVVGIILRSRHFFSPAAYRQRVKSPVEFCVGTIRQLEPARSPNLLTLAAISCEEQGQILFDPPSVKGWDGGTAWLNSATTLARFNWVVQLLSGNEAAGLPAYDAERWAKENGIKSADAINSYSALLLENDMNCATQKLATRLAGADPKPQLPAALQVILKSPEYQLA